A region of Colletotrichum higginsianum IMI 349063 chromosome 10, whole genome shotgun sequence DNA encodes the following proteins:
- a CDS encoding Chromosome segregation protein BIR1 yields the protein MADNLAFEGLVPNEYFTYEGRLGSFHQVYPAPKRRQSGATKGGSKNLVWPHMKYLAPEELAKAGFVWRPFPDNPDNVACFLCNKSLDGWEEGDKPLEEHLKHSPDCGWAIVAGIEVNLNGLASEDPASTRMIAARKATFDGRWPHEGKRGWKNKIKQLAEAGWKYTPSLEYNDMATCTYCELALDGWEQNDKPMDEHFNRSPDCPYFALVQQHAATRKTKGKGARGSKTTARLSVQSVATAASDITSTSDIAAEYDDSVLTTSSTMAGKKGSRAKKAATTTKTRKTKAKKDEPVEVVENEAMLDEEMPPAPPPKPTRGRKRPSEEVDESALTISEAPAPKKRTARGRGKATTDNSTLEHSQQDISIEDAPPPAKACKGRKTARASGTKGTRKASGTSQRSTASIASLRAAPGAFPGDDDDDEITRQLEADLERPLTDDEDIMQDSDSERKREPASKAKKKKSHSGKDAISPEPRGNQEMFDAEPYVADENDVDEDLKRLEAEMTVNESELLEVPKKGRKAAGTRKVSKQTKAQKAKATKAAVQEDELAATSTEPAKVEEPVAMEVDELSTATVVTKPARSSTGKKRGRPSKASLASRASMEGVPEVEKVEVVEPDHVATVPETENVEAEPESEVETESAETSARQSFASAQQTHAPAEQQDELAGSPGEREEHDTLEEPELPEEIEEPEEVEEIEDVKDVEEADEVEEEPEEESEPELENGDDNDAEPELEAPEPTPKSAPKESSPAHPSSPVVASSTRRSLRHQQGTTRISPAQSARQAAVSPSPSPQSSDAENQPPSSRPSTSQKRVTHAPTSSIPARPSSPTKRKALASLQSTTPWNPVDIDLIFGSPEKNDKRNPVDRLLHKGSELTSPEKRMTVEEWIHHNANQAEAKLRQECETMVSKFESEGSKAMNVLEGLIVE from the exons ATGGCCGACAACCTGGCTTTTGAGGGCCTAGTTCCCAACGAATACTTCACATACGAGGGCCGTCTGGGCTCTTTCCATCAGGTCTACCCTGCACCGAAGAGGCGCCAGTCTGGCGCTACCAAGGGCGGATCCAAGAACCTGGTCTGGCCTCACATGAAATATCTCGCGCCGGAGGAG CTCGCGAAAGCAGGCTTCGTTTGGCGCCCGTTCCCCGATAACCCCGACAACGTTGCATGTTTCCTGTGCAACAAGTCTCTCGATGGCTGGGAAGAAGGCGACAAGCCCCTTGAGGAGCACCTGAAGCATTCTCCGGACTGTGGATGGGCCATTGTCGCAGGCATCGAGGTCAACCTCAACGGTTTGGCATCGGAGGATCCTGCCAGCACCCGAATGATCGCGGCCAGAAAGGCAACTTTCGATGGGAGGTGGCCTCACGAAGGAAAGAGAGGCTGGAAGAATAAGATCAAACAG CTCGCCGAGGCAGGCTGGAAGTACACGCCTTCCCTCGAGTACAACGACATGGCCACATGCACCTACTGCGAGCTTGCCTTGGACGGCTGGGAACAGAACGACAAGCCCAT GGACGAGCATTTCAACCGATCACCCGACTGCCCGTACTTCGCCTTGGTACAGCAACACGCCGCCACAAGAAAGACCAAGGGCAAGGGAGCTAGAGGCTCCAAGACAACGGCGAGGCTTTCTGTGCAATCCGTAGCGACGGCAGCTTCCGACATCACATCAACTTCAGATATTGCTGCCGAGTACGACGACAGCGTTCTGACGACAAGCTCCACCATGGCCGGCAAGAAGGGTTCTcgcgccaagaaggccgcaACAACCACGAAGACCAGGaagaccaaggccaagaaagACGAGCCTGTCGAAGTGGTTGAGAACGAAGCGATGCTGGATGAGGAGATGCCACCTGCACCTCCCCCCAAGCCAACACGAGGACGCAAGCGGCCAAGTGAGGAGGTGGACGAATCTGCACTCACAATCTCGGAGGCGCCCGCTCCCAAGAAACGTACGGCCCGTGGTCGTGGCAAAGCGACGACCGACAACTCGACGCTCGAACATTCACAGCAAGACATCAGCATCGAGGATGCACCACCTCCCGCGAAGGCGTGCAAGGGCCGCAAAACCGCCCGCGCTTCCGGGACCAAGGGAACGCGTAAAGCCTCGGGCACGTCACAGAGATCAACAGCCTCGATAGCGTCACTTcgcgccgcccccggcgcTTTTcctggcgatgatgatgatgacgagatCACCCGGCAGCTTGAGGCTGACCTGGAACGCCCACTGACGGACGATGAGGATATTATGCAAGACTCCGATTCcgaaaggaaaagggaaccCGCATCGAAGgccaaaaagaaaaagagcCACTCTGGCAAAGACGCCATCAGCCCCGAACCCCGGGGAAACCAGGAGATGTTCGATGCCGAGCCATATGTGGCAGACGAAAACGACGTTGATGAAGACTTGAAGCGCCTTGAGGCGGAGATGACCGTTAATGAATCCGAATTGCTCGAGGTGCCCAAGAAGGGCCGGAAGGCCGCTGGAACCCGCAAGGTATCAAAACAGACCAAAGCTCAAAAGGCCAAGGCGACCAAAGCTGCTGTTCAGGAGGATGAACTAGCCGCAACCTCCACCGAGCCTGCCAAGGTGGAGGAGCCTGTTGCCATGGAGGTAGACGAACTCAGCACCGCCACAGTTGTCACTAAGCCTGCCCGTAGTAGCACAGGCAAAAAGCGTGGTCGTCCCTCGAAGGCGTCTCTGGCCTCGCGTGCTTCCATGGAAGGTGTTCCCGAGGTCGAAAAGGTGGAAGTCGTCGAACCTGACCATGTTGCGACTGTGCCAGAAACCGAGAACGTGGAAGCTGAACCCGAATCTGAGGTTGAAACAGAGTCTGCGGAAACCTCGGCGCGCCAGTCATTTGCTTCTGCGCAACAAACACATGCGCCTGCTGAGCAGCAAGATGAACTGGCAGGTAGTCCTGGGGAGCGTGAGGAGCACGATACTCTCGAGGAACCTGAGCTGCCTGAGGAGATTGAAGAGCCTGAAGAAGTCGAAGAGATCGAAGACGTCAAGGATGTTgaggaggccgacgaagTCGAGGAGGAACCTGAAGAAGAATCTGAGCCGGAACTGGAGAACGGGGATGACAATGACGCCGAGCCAGAGTTGGAGGCACCTGAACCCACACCGAAAAGCGCCCCGAAGGAGAGCTCACCGGCCCATCCCTCGTCACCCGTGGTCGCCTCATCTACTCGTCGCAGTCTTCGGCACCAACAGGGGACAACTCGCATTTCTCCTGCCCAGTCCGCCCGACAAGCAGCagtctcgccgtcgccttcgcctcAGTCATCTGATGCTGAGAATCAACCTCCCTCCTCGAGACCTTCCACCTCGCAGAAACGCGTGACGCACGCTCCCACTTCGTCCATCCCAGCGCGGCCAAGCTCCCCGACTAAGCGGAAGGCTTTGGCCAGTCTCCAGAGCACAACGCCCTGGAACCCGGTCGACATTGACCTCATTTTCGGATCCCCTGAAAAGAACGACAAGAGGAACCCCGTTGACAGGCTGTTGCACAAGGGCTCAGAGCTGACCAGCCCGGAGAAACGGATGACGGTGGAGGAGTGGATTCATCACAACGCGAACCAGGCGGAGGCGAAGCTGCGGCAGGAGTGCGAGACCATGGTCAGCAAGTTTGAGAGCGAGGGAAGCAAAGCCATGAACGTTTTGGAGGGCTTGATTGTGGAATAA